From a single Bacillus sp. NEB1478 genomic region:
- the glpK gene encoding glycerol kinase GlpK, with the protein MEKKYIIALDQGTTSSRAILFNKAGEVVEISQKEFTQHFPKPGWVEHNPQEIWGTILAVVAEVLSKTDTDPKEIASIGITNQRETTVVWDKNTGKPVYNAIVWQSRQTAGICDELKEQGHNDKFREKTGLLIDAYFSGTKVKWILDNVDGAREKAENGDLLFGTIDTWLIWKLTGGKAHVTDYSNASRTLMYNIYDLKWDEELLDILGVPKSMLPEVKSSSEVYGETIDYHFFNTNVPISGIAGDQQAALFGQACYEKGMAKNTYGTGCFMLMNTGEKAVPSKHGLLTTIAWGIDGKVEYALEGSIFVAGSAIQWLRDGLRMLKNAADSEQYAERVSSTDGVYVVPAFVGLGTPYWDSEARGAIFGLTRGTEKEHFIRATLESLAYQTKDVLKAMEADSGIELKKLRVDGGAVKNDFLMQFQADILNVPVERPEINETTALGAAYLAGLAVGFWEDRNEIAEKWKVDKDFDVNMEEEERNELYSGWKNAVEATISYKK; encoded by the coding sequence CAGCATTTTCCTAAGCCAGGCTGGGTCGAACACAATCCGCAAGAAATCTGGGGGACAATTTTGGCTGTGGTGGCAGAAGTCCTTTCAAAAACAGATACTGATCCGAAAGAAATTGCATCAATCGGAATAACCAACCAGCGCGAAACAACAGTAGTTTGGGATAAAAACACAGGAAAACCAGTCTACAATGCGATCGTATGGCAATCACGTCAAACTGCCGGGATCTGTGATGAATTGAAAGAGCAAGGGCACAACGACAAATTCCGTGAAAAAACAGGTTTGCTGATCGATGCTTATTTTTCAGGGACAAAAGTGAAATGGATTCTGGATAACGTAGATGGAGCAAGAGAAAAAGCGGAAAACGGTGATTTGCTATTTGGTACGATCGATACGTGGCTCATCTGGAAACTGACGGGCGGTAAGGCGCACGTAACAGACTATTCCAATGCATCCCGAACGTTAATGTACAATATTTACGACCTGAAATGGGATGAGGAGCTTCTAGATATTCTAGGTGTACCAAAATCCATGCTGCCAGAAGTAAAATCGTCTTCAGAAGTATACGGAGAAACGATTGACTACCATTTTTTCAACACAAACGTCCCGATTTCAGGAATCGCAGGAGACCAGCAAGCAGCATTATTCGGGCAGGCTTGCTATGAAAAGGGAATGGCGAAGAATACGTACGGAACAGGTTGTTTCATGCTCATGAATACAGGTGAAAAAGCGGTTCCTTCTAAACATGGACTGCTAACAACGATCGCATGGGGGATCGACGGGAAAGTAGAATATGCACTCGAAGGAAGTATTTTTGTAGCAGGTTCTGCGATTCAATGGCTTCGTGACGGATTACGAATGCTGAAAAACGCAGCAGACAGTGAACAGTATGCTGAACGCGTTTCATCAACTGATGGGGTATACGTTGTACCGGCGTTCGTTGGATTAGGAACACCATACTGGGATTCAGAAGCACGCGGTGCAATCTTCGGTTTAACACGGGGAACAGAGAAAGAACATTTCATTCGTGCGACACTGGAGTCATTAGCTTACCAGACGAAAGATGTACTAAAAGCGATGGAAGCTGATTCTGGCATCGAACTTAAAAAACTGCGAGTAGATGGCGGGGCTGTTAAAAATGATTTTCTTATGCAGTTCCAAGCCGATATTTTAAACGTTCCGGTTGAACGTCCTGAAATCAACGAAACGACAGCACTTGGAGCAGCTTACTTGGCAGGTCTAGCTGTAGGTTTCTGGGAAGATCGAAACGAAATTGCAGAAAAGTGGAAAGTGGACAAAGATTTCGACGTAAACATGGAAGAAGAGGAACGCAACGAGCTTTATAGCGGCTGGAAAAATGCTGTAGAAGCAACGATTTCATATAAAAAATAA